The following are encoded together in the Bactrocera neohumeralis isolate Rockhampton chromosome 6, APGP_CSIRO_Bneo_wtdbg2-racon-allhic-juicebox.fasta_v2, whole genome shotgun sequence genome:
- the LOC126763128 gene encoding N-acetyltransferase eco → METPKSLSKPRITRHPTPRLSERKKSLFSDGEVKVAGNMLEGIELLESSNTIREISSITTRSRRNIEKLLDSNRKSSAISFLNDAPTDFAKSMCTSPLRRSLRTECVKNTLKNTALIIPSDKENAPNSDQEEGSEEQLQKMFKTSMRLTSSGTPEVVNKSTIFRSEPQKRHFAVTEENVELSPYKKNPKIALNDEAPATISTSKFYSRSRPTSLCVDVPKNFQVKIKSPPITNKNISPRSRGRRSFGQININKGVKHKIRRPIRSVISGEKNIRNTLSSVDIDLILKNLRNENLKNRIASKREERQNIEKIHNIFRSCKNPIEMARPLTVISGIDDTNNNTSEYVLPTNKNHQELEMAEDIDTDFSDIDSNFDDYEELSTAEEIIPIISHESATIEAAIIENESGIATAPTKRKFFKSARSSLTPKEIHITDNIRASICNGKLSLIQEEKKVKRRPKRRPSTTYDISDEQATVKAILKNLDDTAYGDMDEDSMSTMTNQTINEQEILANHSLQSPNTQLSTELDYLEFRKRLPYNTSDPTLIEQQYLLLDFLINNNMCTEENFTIFIADPDNHKEEAAKIVDQVFVLVNQQDYFRQRLPYNTDDPEVEAQQHRMLDFLVENNICTEENFDIFISNYNQRRKEADEIMETIRKQEKEGVPLNTLQAVDNEVKIPNNISENSKILDKTRIDASVQQSVGETPLPLTQSIDRDKDKLFPIFDKNTWKPLQQISRRDFSRTLNLDRASNQYQIDAGQRNFGAHQCKQCGLVYSIHEVEEEKLHNDYHASLHLLRFKGWIDEDIVAIYPEWGSDGRILRITESSHTRRHERLADILKIVDKELGFASYVIPPTFVAYLAVRKHQIVGLCLVVPLEKANKYIKIEELDCCTEEEFPAKCGISRIWVSPLHRRLHIATKLINAVQQNTIFGEEIPLDMIAFSAPTAAGRKLAQKVTQIDNFLVYQ, encoded by the exons atggaAACTCCAAAGAGTTTAAGTAAACCACGTATTACACGCCATCCAACGCCAAGATTATCCGAGAGGaagaaaagtttattttctgaTGGTGAAGTTAAAGTGGCGGGAAATATGTTGGAGGGAATTGAATTACTAGAATCTTCAAATACGATTAGAGAAATAAGCTCTATAACAACAAGGAGTAGACGTAATATTGAAAAGCTTTTAGATTCAAATCGTAAATCAAGTGCCATAAGTTTTCTTAACGATGCTCCCACTGACTTTGCGAAATCTATGTGTACGTCACCTTTACGCAGAAGTCTCCGTACCGAATGTGTTAAAAACACATTAAAGAACACCGCTTTAATAATTCCAAGCGATAAGGAAAATGCACCAAATAGTGATCAAGAAGAAGGTTCTGAAGAGCAGCtgcaaaaaatgttcaaaacctCAATGAGATTAACCTCTAGTGGTACTCCAGAAGTAGTAAATAAGAGCACTATATTTCGATCCGAACCACAAAAAAGGCATTTTGCAGTAACAGAAGAGAACGTAGAGTTAAGTCCgtacaaaaaaaatccaaaaattgcattaaatgaCGAAGCTCCTGCcacaatttcaacatcaaaattttactcaagGTCCCGGCCCACAAGCCTATGTGTTGATGTACCAAAAAACTTTCAAGTTAAGATAAAATCGCCACCAatcactaataaaaatatttccccGCGAAGCCGTGGTCGTCGGAGTTTTGGAcagataaatattaataaagggGTAAAACACAAAATTAGACGACCGATACGATCAGTTATATcgggagaaaaaaatattcgaaataccCTTTCTTCTGTAGACAttgatttaatattaaaaaatttgcgcaatgaaaatctaaaaaatcGGATCGCCTCTAAACGAGAGGAGCGTCAAAATATAGAAAAGATACACAATATTTTTCGAtcatgcaaaaatcctatagaGATGGCCCGGCCCTTGACAGTTATTTCAGGAATAGATGATACGAACAACAATACGTCTGAATATGTTTTGCCGACAAATAAAAACCATCAAGAACTTGAAATGGCTGAAGATATTGATACAGATTTTTCTGACATCGATAGCAATTTTGATGACTATGAAGAGCTTTCAACTGCGGAAGAAATCATTCCTATAATTTCGCATGAATCAGCCACCATTGAAGCTGCTATTATTGAAAATGAGTCCGGAATTGCTACCGCTCcaacaaaacgaaaatttttcaaatctgcTCGCAGTAGCCTTACGCCTAAAGAAATTCATATTACAGATAATATTAGAGCTTCTATTTGCAATGGTAAATTATCTTTGATACAAGaagaaaagaaagtaaaaagGAGACCAAAAAGAAGACCGTCAA CAACTTATGATATATCCGATGAACAAGCTACTGTTAAAGcgattttaaagaatttagatGACACAGCCTATGGGGATATGGACGAAGATTCTATGAGCACTATGACTAATCAAACTATTAATGAACAAGAAATTCTAGCTAATCATTCGTTGCAAAGTCCTAACACGCAGTTATCCACTGAATTGGATTATTTAGAGTTTCGTAAACGGCTTCCGTACAATACGTCTGATCCTACACTAATAGAGCAACAATATTTGTTACTTGATTtcctaataaataataatatgtgtACAGAAGAAAACTTTACAATATTCATAGCAGATCCAGATAATCACAAAGAAGAGGCAGCAAAAATTGTTGAccaagtttttgttttggtaaATCAACAAGATTACTTTCGTCAACGTCTACCGTATAATACAGATGATCCAGAAGTGGAAGCGCAGCAACATCGAATGCTGGACTTTCTAGTtgaaaacaatatatgtacagaggaaaatttcgatattttcatttcaaattacaaCCAAAGACGTAAGGAGGCAGATGAAATAATGGAAACAATACggaaacaagaaaaagaagGAGTCCCATTAAACACTTTACAGGCAGTCGATAATGAAGTgaaaataccaaacaatattTCCGAAAACTCCAAAATTTTAGATAAAACGAGGATTGACGCTTCTGTTCAACAAAGTGTTGGCGAAACTCCATTACCTTTAACTCAGTCTATCGATAGAGACAAGGATAAGCTTTTCCCAATATTTGATAAAAACACATGGAAGCCTTTACAACAAATATCTAGACGAGATTTTTCACGAACTTTGAATTTGGATCGGGCGAGTAATCAATACCAAATCGATGCAGGACAAAGAAACTTTGGTGCTCACCAATGCAAACAATGTGGCCTGGTTTATAGTATACATGAAGTAGAGGAAGAAAAATTGCATAACGATTATCATGCATCTTTGCATTTACTGCGTTTTAAGGGTTGGATCGACGAAGATATCGTGGCTATATACCCCGAATGGGGTTCGGATGGTCGTATATTGCGTATCACAGAATCCTCACACACCAGACGACATGAACGTTTAGCCGACATATTGAAAATTGTCGATAAGGAGCTGGGATTCGCCTCCTATGTGATCCCACCAACATTTGTT GCTTATTTGGCTGTCCGTAAACACCAAATTGTTGGTCTTTGTTTAGTTGTACCTCTTGAAAAAgctaacaaatatattaaaatagaaGAGCTTGACTGTTGCACCGAAGAAGAATTTCCTGCCAA ATGCGGTATATCTCGTATATGGGTTTCTCCATTACATAGGCGATTACATATAGCAACAAAACTAATAAATGCGGTCCAACAAAACACCATATTCGGAGAGGAAATTCCACTGGACATGATAGCATTCAGCGCGCCAACTGCAGCTGGCCGAAAGCTCGCACAGAAAGTAACACAAATAGATAATTTCTTGGTATACCAGTGA
- the LOC126763129 gene encoding delta-1-pyrroline-5-carboxylate dehydrogenase, mitochondrial, with protein sequence MSNIFRINYNGVNFSCNRTYLSLGCKRYFKHMMNYNQNSMDSKALFESLDKLQETVFRVPINIGDNSIVSSDEQLQVHPHNHRRTLVKFYYANTQQIKLGIETALCSKKYWQGTNLKERAEIWRKCADIIAEEDRHMLNAAIMLGQAKTPKEAEKDTFQLIGLLRKSADYIMRLSKINLSNSNPERIKTKYFQRPLNGFVTAISPFNHNNFSAHLALSPALMGNCVLWKPSSNSIYSDYLIWKATKKAGLPPGVLNFIPCNGNLFVDVVTKSPYFGGLNFAGRTTNFHNIFNVTYLRIKNFKSYPRMVAECSTKNFHFVHESADVNVVAEATAQAAFEYSGQKCSACSCIYVPETLWIQLKKELLDQIACIKVGDPCDFTSVTSAVISELAYERIIKYIKRASDESKCQIIYGGNYCKSHGYFIEPTVVVCNDPLDPLMTQDICGPVLSVYLYRNNELDKIVNLLIKESRYAYTASVFAESKIAHKLIERLSSVSNNFYINESCIGNIMGHPKFSGSRLSGTNDHKSSKFYFMRWACQQLIEEAT encoded by the coding sequence ATGAGTAATATTTTCAGAATTAATTACAATGGTGTCAACTTTTCGTGCAACCGCACCTATTTGAGTTTAGGTTGCAAACGGTATTTTAAACACATGATGAACTACAACCAAAATTCTATGGATAGCAAAGCTCTCTTTGAATCACTAGATAAACTGCAAGAAACTGTCTTCCGCGTGCCCATAAACATCGGCGATAATAGTATTGTTAGCAGCGATGAGCAGCTACAGGTGCATCCTCACAATCATAGACGTACGCtggtaaaattttattacgCCAACACGCAACAGATTAAACTTGGTATTGAAACAGCATTGTGCAGTAAAAAATATTGGCAAGGTACCAATCTGAAGGAAAGAGCAGAAATCTGGCGAAAATGTGCCGATATCATCGCAGAAGAAGACCGTCATATGCTGAATGCCGCAATTATGTTAGGACAAGCAAAAACACCGAAAGAAGCTGAGAAAGATACTTTCCAGTTAATTGGCTTGTTACGAAAAAGTGCAGACTATATAATGCGCCTATCCAAAATTAATCTTAGCAATAGTAATCCTGAacgaatcaaaacaaaatatttccagCGTCCATTAAACGGATTTGTCACGGCCATTTCACCATTCAATCATAACAACTTTTCTGCTCACCTGGCACTAAGCCCCGCACTTATGGGCAACTGTGTGCTTTGGAAGCCTTCCAGCAATAGTATATATTCTGATTACTTGATTTGGAAAGCTACAAAGAAAGCTGGTTTGCCTCCAGGTGTTCTAAATTTCATACCATGTAATGGCAACTTATTTGTGGACGTAGTTACTAAATCACCTTATTTTGGTGGCCTTAATTTTGCCGGAAGAACGACAAATTTTCATAACATATTTAATGTTACTTATCTacgaattaaaaatttcaaaagttatccACGTATGGTGGCCGAATGCAGTACGAAAAACTTCCATTTTGTCCACGAAAGTGCGGATGTGAATGTAGTAGCTGAAGCAACTGCCCAAGCAGCCTTTGAATATTCCGGCCAAAAATGTTCAGCATGTTCGTGCATTTACGTTCCAGAAACGCTATGGATTCAGCTAAAAAAAGAACTATTAGACCAGATAGCCTGTATAAAGGTGGGAGATCCATGTGATTTCACATCAGTAACATCGGCCGTAATCAGCGAACTTGCATATGAGcgcattataaaatatataaagagagCCAGCGATGAGTCAAAATGTCAGATTATATATGGTGGAAATTATTGTAAATCTCATGGATACTTTATAGAACCAACAGTGGTGGTTTGTAACGACCCTTTGGATCCCCTAATGACACAAGATATCTGCGGACCAGTACTAAGTGTCTATCTGTATAGAAATAACGAGTTAGATAAGATCGTAAACTTGTTAATAAAAGAATCAAGATATGCCTATACTGCGTCAGTATTTGCCGAGTCAAAAATTGCCCATAAACTAATTGAGAGATTAAGCTCTGTATCAAATAACTTTTATATCAATGAAAGTTGTATAGGAAATATTATGGGACACCCTAAATTCAGTGGAAGCCGTCTTTCCGGCACTAATGATCACAAAagctcaaaattttattttatgcgttGGGCATGTCAACAATTAATTGAAGAGGCTACATGa
- the LOC126763131 gene encoding RNA-binding protein lark: MPGAGTFKLFIGNLDEKTQATELRPLFEKYGTVVECDVVKNYGFVHMETEQQGRDAIQNLNSYILNDNAIKVEAAKSRRAPNTPTTKIFVGNLTDKTRAPEVRELFQKYGTVVECDIVRNYGFVHLDCIGDVQDVIKELNGRVVDGQPLKVQVSTSRVRPKPGMGDPEQCYRCGRSGHWSKECPRLYGGDRGLSAGGYRDRMYGRDPYPPPPPPPPFLRDRIMDGFRDYDYYDRRFEDTRDLFERRYQSSRMRDFPPPPLSRREPMPLPPPLSGSIRGSSLSRGYDSMFSRRSPPPRSSNGLSRYGYEDFSRDSFDDRMISSRGMRGPSPPGRRYAPY, encoded by the exons ATGCCCGGAGCAggcactttcaaattatttataggGAATCTTGATGAAAAGACGCAGGCTACTGAACTGCGACCACTATTTGAGAAATACGGTACCGTTGTGGAATGTGATGTCGTGAAAAATTATGGCTTTGTTCATATGGAAACGGAACAGCAGGGACGCGACGCTATCCAAAATTTGAACTCGTATATTTTGAACGACAATGCTATAAAAGTGGAAGCGGCAAAAAGCCGTCGCGCTCCGAATACGCCAACAACGAAAATCTTCGTGGGAAATTTAACGGATAAAACGCGAGCACCCGAAGTGCGCGAATTATTTCAAAAGTATGGAACCGTCGTCGAGTGTGACATCGTTCGTAACTACGGTTTCGTTCACTTGGATTGCATTGGTGACGTGCAAGATGTTATCAAGGAGTTGAATGGTCGCGTCGTCGACGGTCAGCCACTTAAAGTTCAAGTTTCTACTAGCCGTGTACGCCCTAAGCCTGGCATGGGTGATCCGGAGCAGTGCTATCGTTGCGGTCGTTCCGGCCATTGGTCTAAAGAATGTCCACGATTATACGGCGGTGATCGCGGTTTAAGTGCCGGCGGCTATAGAGACCGAATGTACGGTCGTGATCCGTAtcctccaccaccaccaccaccaccattcTTACGTGACAGGATCATGGATGGCTTTAgg GATTATGATTACTATGATCGTAGGTTTGAAGATACTCGCGATTTATTCGAGAGACGTTACCAAAGCTCCAGAATGCGTGATTTCCCTCCTCCACCCCTATCTCGTCGGGAACCTATGCCTCTCCCCCCGCCACTTAGTGGCAGCATAAGAGGTAGCAGCTTGTCCCGTGGTTACGATTCAATGTTTAGTCGTCGGTCTCCACCACCTCGAAGCAGCAATGGGCTTAGTCGCTATGG CTATGAAGATTTCAGTCGGGATTCATTCGATGATAGAATGATTTCCTCCAGAGGAATGCGCGGACCATCGCCGCCTGGTCGCCGCTATGCACCGTACTGA
- the LOC126763134 gene encoding uncharacterized protein LOC126763134: MGSVISSLPRKPPLSVNMSSPQADMVRDIIANNKVVIFSKSYCPYCTMAKEQFRKLSVAAHVVELDSRNDTEEIQNILGEITGGRTVPRVFINGKFIGGGTDVKKMYEQGTLQKYFA; the protein is encoded by the exons ATGGGTTCAGTCATTTCATCTTTACCAAGAAAGCCTCCACTAAGTGTGAATATGAGCAGCCCTCAAGCAGATATGGTTCGCGACATAATCGCAAACAATAAGGttgttatattttctaaaagctACTGTCCTTATTGTACAATGGCCAAAGAG CAATTTCGCAAACTTTCTGTAGCCGCACATGTTGTTGAACTAGATAGTCGTAATGATACTGAAGAAATTCAAAACATCCTTGGAGAGATAACGGGCGGTAGAACC gtgCCAAGGGTCTTTATTAATGGAAAATTTATAGGGGGCGGCAcagatgttaaaaaaatgtacgaGCAGGGAACTCTTCAAAAGTACTTTGCTTAA
- the LOC126763127 gene encoding UDP-glucose:glycoprotein glucosyltransferase has protein sequence MLKEVVYRTLIFVYIIFTTVTGNIASDLPSSPSQSYSVTTLINAKWQQTPLYLEIAEYLADENPALFWDYVNEIVTQQKPIKEYASESNQYLAAINIARNRLNVLQLPLLKLVVSLHSLTPRIQTHLQISNDIYSKSKCNQDTFVQIDTEVICNIDELREKLNSQKEDLEELVSYSFDHVYPGSENNSRTVILHGDFASNSFSAYHKILSKEARSGNIRYIVRHYLVNNTNNNPVRLSGYGVELHLKSTEYKSQDDAPKTHDDTFKNGTDDETEIKGFDFKVLKNRFPTLSASLDQFRYNLLKGNEEITQLKAWEFQDLGLQATRAITEVQGDESLQVLQFIAHNFPMQAHTLLHHKISDALRTEIKHNIEVFGRSLNIIPPDGALFINGLFFDADTMDLGAIVETVRAEVHVLESLHKNNIRGPLAAALLALDLSGASSKEFAIDIRDTAVMWINDIETDAQYRRWPSSVMDLLRPAFPGMLRNIRKNIFNLVLVVDPLNPASRNLIKLAESFVIHQAPVRLGLVFDIRSAEKNTAKDYNSIICAYNYVTQNKDGRAALSFLTDVFAAADATEKVRHTHIRSQFKKTFSSLSGGKIDDILGEDSDYDYGKQLSQEFIERLGFANSPQALLNGVPMQQNLLTSDSEFEEAIFSEIIQQTSTFQKAVYKGDLTDTDSVIDYLMNQDHVMPRLNQRILNTDTSKFLDFSGIEYKDLTNIQDLAQLSNRDMTATLLSNIKYFGAKHATERIGNYELNFLTIWIIADIEQPEGRELLANALNYLKSGSSVRIGFLPNVEGSSISNKNNLNRLAWAATQTLPPVEATDLVLKWLNNPNSISEIPNAVNEILSSTELHMKMLRVYVQRIFGLPKSLRLVVGNGKIFGPLSKGEKFNVEDFGLIDRFNAFQYADKIRKILKQSVENEADTTDDTVINSDTVLKLYASLVPRQSKTRFKIPDDIKKLNSVVSLAPKQPLMPHFDISAVVDPASRSAQKLAPILILLRNILNCEMNIYLTPVGQHSDMPVKNFYRYVVEPEVQFQTNGKLAEGPISKFTGLPVNSLLTQNLQVPENWLVEAVHSVYDLDNIKLSEIGGPVHSEYELEYLLLEGHCFDSNSGAPPRGLQVTLGTHKSPAIVDTIVMANLGYFQLKANPGVWELRLREGKSADIYDIGHAEGPNTIHQNQLTKVVINSLRSHVIKLRVAKKPGKQNADLLGDDEDDSKSGIWNSIASSFGGGSSPTASGKHGAEDSETINIFSVASGHLYERLLRIMMLSVLKHTKSPVKFWFLKNYLSPQFTDFLPHMAREYGFQYELVQYKWPRWLHQQTEKQRTIWGYKILFLDVLFPLNVRKIIFVDADAIVRTDIKELYDMDLGGAPYAYTPFCDSRKEMEGFRFWKQGYWRSHLMGRRYHISALYVVDLKRFRKIAAGDRLRGQYQALSQDPNSLANLDQDLPNNMIHQVAIKSLPDEWLWCQTWCSDSSFKKAKVIDLCNNPMTKEAKLTAAQRIVPEWKDYDVEIKNLMMKIEDHENNDHYAQASATNGSPQSSNENNDDKNLKHEEL, from the exons atgttaaaagaagTTGTGTACCGGACACTGatctttgtatatataatttttacgaCAGTTACAGGGAATATCGCGTCTGACCTTCCAAGTTCTCCTTCCCAAAGTTATTCGGTTACCACGCTAATTAATgcaaaatggcaacaaacaCCTTTGTATTTGGAAATTGCAGAGTATTTAGCAGATGAAAATCCGGCTTTATTTTGGGATTATGTGAATGAAATTGTGACACAACAGAAACCAATTAAAGAATATG CTTCTGAGTCGAACCAATATTTGGCAGCGATTAATATTGCACGTAACAGACTTAATGTACTTCAGTTACCATTGCTTAAACTCGTAGTGTCGTTGCACAGTTTGACTCCTCGAATACAAACGCATTTACAAATATCGAAtgatatttattcaaaatctaAGTGTAATCAAGATACCTTCGTTCAAATTGATACTGAAGTAATATGTAATATTGATGAGTTAAGAGAAAAACTCAACTCTCAGAAAGAGGATTTGGAAGAGCTTGTTTCATACAGTTTTGACCATGTTTATCCAGGGTCAGAAAATAATTCACGAACAGTTATTCTGCATGGAGATTTTGCATCTAACAGTTTCTCTGCTTATCACAAAATATTGTCAAAAGAAGCCCGTTCTGGAAATATACGTTACATTGTTCGACATTATCTAGtaaataatactaataataatcCTGTACGACTTTCTGGCTATGGTGTGGAGCTTCATCTTAAGTCTACTGAATACAAGAGTCAGGATGATGCGCCTAAGACACACGATGACACATTCAAGAATGGTACCGATGACGAAACTGAAATAAAAGGTTTCGACTTCAAAGTACTAAAGAATAGGTTTCCAACTTTATCCGCCTCTTTAGACCAATTCCGTTATAATCTTTTAAAGGGAAATGAAGAAATCACCCAACTGAAAGCATGGGAGTTTCAAGATTTGGGATTGCAAGCAACACGGGCAATTACTGAAGTGCAAGGCGATGAGTCGTTGCAGGTACTGCAATTTATAGCTCACAATTTTCCAATGCAAGCACATACACTACTTCATCATAAAATATCAGATGCCTTGCGAACTGAAATTAAACACAATATTGAAGTGTTTGGACGTAGTTTAAACATAATTCCCCCAGATGGAGCACTATTCATCAATGGTTTATTTTTTGATGCTGATACAATGGATCTTGGCGCTATTGTTGAAACAGTGCGAGCCGAAGTACATGTGCTCGAGAGTTTACATAAGAACAATATACGAGGCCCTCTGGCAGCTGCTCTTCTCGCTTTAGATCTTTCTGGAGCATCTAGCAAAGAATTCGCTATCGATATCAGAGACACAGCAGTAATGTGGATAAATGACATAGAGACTGACGCACAGTATCGTCGTTGGCCATCAAGcgtaatggatttattgagaccAGCCTTTCCAGGAATGTTAAGAAAcatacgtaaaaatattttcaacttagTTTTGGTAGTTGATCCATTAAATCCTGCTAGTAGAAATCTGATAAAATTAGCAGAGAGTTTTGTCATTCATCAAGCGCCAGTAAGACTTGGTCTAGTATTCGATATCCGTAGTGCTGAAAAAAATACTGCTAAAGATTATAATTcaattatatgtgcatacaaTTATGTAACTCAAAATAAGGATGGTCGGGCAGCTTTAAGTTTTTTAACAGATGTCTTTGCAGCTGCGGATGCCACAGAAAAGGTGCGACATACACATATTCgtagtcaatttaaaaaaacgttTAGTAGTTTATCTGGAGGCAAAATTGATGATATTTTGGGCGAAGACTCAGACTACGATTATGGAAAACAATTGTCGCAAGAATTTATTGAACGTTTAGGATTTGCCAATTCTCCTCAGGCGTTATTGAATGGCGTACCaatgcaacaaaatttattaacttcTGATAGTGAATTTGAAGAGGCGATTTTTTCGGAAATCATCCAACAGACCAGCACTTTTCAGAAAGCGGTTTATAAAGGAGATCTAACAGACACTGACTCAGTTATAGATTATCTAATGAATCAAGATCATGTTATGCCACGATTAAATCAACGTATTCTCAATACAGATACGTCTAAATTCCTTGATTTTTCGGGAATCGAATATAAGGACTTAACGAATATTCAAGATTTAGCTCAGCTTTCAAATCGCGATATGACGGCTACTTTATTGtccaatataaaatatttcggaGCTAAACATGCTACTGAACGCATAGGTAATTACGAATTAAACTTCTTAACCATTTGGATTATTGCTGATATCGAACAGCCGGAAGGACGCGAACTGTTAGCGAATGCACTTAATTATCTTAAGTCTGGAAGTAGTGTACGAATCGGCTTTTTGCCCAATGTTGAAGGTTCAtctatatcaaataaaaataatttaaatcgcTTAGCATGGGCTGCTACACAAACACTTCCCCCCGTCGAAGCTACGGACTTAGTTTTGAAATGGCTCAACAATCCCAACTCGATAAGTGAAATTCCAAATGCTGTCAACGAAATACTTTCATCAACTGAGTTGCATATGAAAATGTTGCGAGTTTATGTGCAACGCATTTTCGGATTGCCAAAGTCTCTCCGTTTAGTAGTTGGAAATGGAAAGATCTTCGGACCGTTATCAAAAGGTGAAAAGTTTAATGTCGAAGACTTTGGGCTGATTGATAGATTTAATGCTTTTCAATATGCCgataaaattcgaaaaatactaaaacaaaGTGTCGAAAATGAGGCAGATACTACTGATGATACTGTAATTAACAGTGATACTGTGCTCAAGTTATATGCCAGCCTTGTGCCCAGACAATCAAAGACTCGTTTTAAGATACCTGATGATATTAAGAAACTTAATTCAGTGGTCTCCTTAGCACCTAAACAGCCACTGATGCCACATTTTGATATTTCTGCTGTTGTTGATCCTGCTTCGAGAAGTGCACAGAAACTCGCTccaattcttattttattgcgAAATATTCTCAACTGTGAAATGAACATATATTTAACACCTGTCGGACAACACAGTGATATGCCTGTAAAGAACTTTTATCGGTATGTTGTGGAACCGGAGGTACAATTTCAAACCAACGGCAAGTTAGCAGAAGGTCCTATATCAAAGTTCACAGGTTTACCTGTTAACTCGTTACTTACTCAAAATTTACAGGTGCCGGAAAATTGGCTTGTAGAGGCTGTGCATTCTGTATATGACTTAGATAATATTAAGTTAAGCGAAATTGGTGGGCCTGTCCATAGCGAATATGAATTGGAGTATTTGTTATTAGAAGGTCATTGTTTCGATTCGAATTCTGGTGCGCCTCCTCGTGGTCTCCAAGTCACGTTGGGAACACACAAATCTCCTGCTATTGTTGATACCATTGTAATGGCTAACCTTGGCTATTTCCAGCTTAAAGCTAATCCTGGTGTTTGGGAACTGCGCCTACGCGAAGGAAAATCTGCTGATATTTATGATATTGGCCATGCAGAAGGTCCCAATACAATACATCAAAATCAATTAACAAAAGTCGTGATTAATTCTCTGCGATCTCATGTGATAAAACTTAGAGTTGCGAAAAAACCgggtaaacagaatgcagattTGCTGGGTGACGACGAAGATGATTCAAAATCAGGTATTTGGAATTCTATTGCTAGTTCGTTTGGAGGCGGATCTTCACCCACCGCATCGGGTAAACATGGTGCAGAGGACTCCgaaacaataaacattttttccgtTGCTTCCGGTCATTTATATGAACGTCTGTTGCGCATTATGATGCTATCTGTGTTAAAGCATACGAAATCACCTGTTAAGTTCTGGTTCCTGAAAAATTACTTATCTCCACAATTTACAGACTTCCTTCCTCATATGGCGAGAGAATATGGTTTTCAATACGAACTTGTTCAATATAAGTGGCCACGGTGGCTTCATCAACAAACAGAAAAACAACGCACGATTTGGGGATATAAAATACTTTTCCTGGATGTTCTATTCCCCCTTAATGTTCGCAAGATAATTTTCGTGGATGCAGATGCCATTGTACGTACAGATATTAAAGAACTTTATGATATGGATTTAGGAGGAGCACCATACGCCTACACACCCTTCTGTGATTCTCGAAAGGAAATGGAAGGTTTCCGTTTTTGGAAGCAAGGCTATTGGCGTAGTCATCTTATGGGCAGACGATACCATATCTCGGCTTTGTATGTAGTTGACCTTAAACGATTCCGCAAAATTGCAGCCGGTGATCGATTACGTGGTCAATATCAGGCTTTGAGCCAGGATCCAAATAGTCTTGCAAACTTAGATCAGGACTTACCAAATAACATGATACATCAGGTCGCCATCAAATCATTGCCTGATGAATGGTTATGGTGTCAAACATGGTGCAGCGACAGCTCTTTTAAGAAAGCAAAAGTGATTGATTTATGTAATAATCCAATGACCAAAGAAGCTAAACTGACAGCAGCTCAACGTATAGTACCCGAATGGAAGGATTATgatgttgaaattaaaaatttaatgatgaaAATCGAGGATCATGAAAATAATGATCATTACGCCCAGGCTAGCGCAACCAACGGAAGCCCGCAATCaagtaatgaaaataatgatgaCAAAAACCTGAAACACGAAGAACTGTAA